Within the Mixophyes fleayi isolate aMixFle1 chromosome 5, aMixFle1.hap1, whole genome shotgun sequence genome, the region GGAGAACTAGACACGTGCTATAGTTATGATAATAGTAAAAAAGCATACTATGAAAAATTCTGTTCTAGAATTTATggaattattactatttatacacAATTTATAGACTGGTGAATGAAGGACCTACCTGAAATCTAAACGGAACGGACATTACCCAGGTGGATCAGTACATACTTAACTTTTGAAAGTGTTTGTTCAAAAAAATCCAAGTATGAAGTATAATTGAATTACTAGCTACATTACTCTGTGCCCAGCTGTCTTGTAGGAAACCTCATTTCTCccatttttttctgtacattataCATTTCAGTATAGACCACTTGAGCTTAAGAATCATATAGTAACTTAGAAGATCAGTCCACACTTAACTTTTaagtttttatattattaataaagaatAGCAGTAACTAATATTGTTTGTAAACAAAACATTAGTTTAACataacagagtaaaaaaaaaacctacaaattcttgTCATTGTTTGTGAAACATTAATAGTGGCAGAACTTGACAACCAAACTTCCCAATGAGAAGATGAAAGAAAGAACACCACCTGGTATTTAAACTTCAGTTACGATACATGCAGACACAGGTTTCACTATTTGGTTCTTGAAGGGCTTCTTCCATAATTTGCGCAGACTCGTTTTCCATGTGATCTTTATTTGTCAaccttctattttttttatttttcaaacccacactaACGATAGCAAAGCAATGTGTACATGTAAATTTTAAAAGACAaacataaaaagatataaaacaTACCCATCCTCCCTGTTCTTGGATCCAGTTTTGCAGATGCCTATTCAGGTACTCAGTCATCCATCCTGCAATGGAGTCTACCAATGGAGACATCTCTCGATTCACACTCTCCACGCACATGACTCCTCCAAATTCGAAGAAAGCTACAATTCGGCCCCAATTTACACCATCATGAAAGAGCTCTTCTACCACGGCAGCAAATCGAAGACGAACTGTGGATGGGGTTAAGTGGAGGAGTCCTGAGATATGTCTGAAGTCTTGTTGGTACATATTGGAGAACTCATCTCCTGCACGACTCAGTGTCTGAAATAATGCAGGGGGGACTGGTTGTAAAGGGGCATCTTCGTCATTATTATCATCTAGTGGTTGACGTGCATCTTGGTCAACATCCAGATCTGCCTGGGGTAAAGGGACTGGGGAAGCAGCAGATGCAGAGCTTCTGGGAGCAGCAGGTGCACTTTCTACAAGAGGAACTGGAGCGTTACTTGAAGAGTCATTATTTGAAGTGGAAGCAGCAGGCAAATCTGAAGCCAGAGGTTGTCCAGTTTGACCACCAGGTATGGCAAACACCTCTCCATCATTAGTAAGATTATTATTAGCAGCAGAAGTATGTGGGAACGCAGAGGAAGTCTGCCTCCCTTCTTCCCATTCATAGCCCCTCTGTGACAGCTTATAATGGATGTATTTTACCACTATGTCCCGATGATCGTACCCTCCTCTCCTAGGATGAGCCATATTTTTCAAGGATGGCTGACTTGAAATccgtggtaaaaaaataaatcttaatacAAAATTTTAATAGTAAGACCCCACCCAGATCTCAAAAAAAACGACTGCAACCTTTACACTTTAGTTGTGAGTGCTTGGTCTCTGTGATGCTCTTTCATTCTTCAATCTCTGTAtcccccctcctcttcc harbors:
- the BCL2 gene encoding apoptosis regulator Bcl-2 is translated as MAHPRRGGYDHRDIVVKYIHYKLSQRGYEWEEGRQTSSAFPHTSAANNNLTNDGEVFAIPGGQTGQPLASDLPAASTSNNDSSSNAPVPLVESAPAAPRSSASAASPVPLPQADLDVDQDARQPLDDNNDEDAPLQPVPPALFQTLSRAGDEFSNMYQQDFRHISGLLHLTPSTVRLRFAAVVEELFHDGVNWGRIVAFFEFGGVMCVESVNREMSPLVDSIAGWMTEYLNRHLQNWIQEQGGWEAFVELYGSSVQPPFDPTWFSIKTILSIAVVGACITLGAYLGHK